TAGATAAAAAACCTTCAATTAAAGGATTATTATACCTTGTTTTGTATCTCGTAAACACCAGTAATGTATGAAACGGATAGTGATTTTTGCATCAGGCAGTGGCACAAATGCACAGCGCATCGTAGAATATTTTAAAGATCAAAATGAAGTAGAGGTAGCGCTCATTTTAAGCAATAAAGCGACTGCAAAAGTTCTAGATCGCGCGGCAAATCTTAATATTAGTGCCTTTAGTTTTAATAAAACGGCGTTTTATGAGAATGACCATGTTCTTAATCTTGTGAAGTCTGCTAAACCAGATTTAATTGTACTAGCTGGTTTTTTATGGTTATTTCCTGCGTCGATTATACAATCTTATACAGGAAAAATAATTAATATACACCCTGCACTACTACCTGCTTACGGGGGTAAAGGAATGTATGGTGCACACGTACACAAAGCTGTGGTGGAGGCAAAAGAAATCGAATCTGGCATCACTATTCATTATGTA
The sequence above is a segment of the Leeuwenhoekiella sp. MAR_2009_132 genome. Coding sequences within it:
- the purN gene encoding phosphoribosylglycinamide formyltransferase, producing MKRIVIFASGSGTNAQRIVEYFKDQNEVEVALILSNKATAKVLDRAANLNISAFSFNKTAFYENDHVLNLVKSAKPDLIVLAGFLWLFPASIIQSYTGKIINIHPALLPAYGGKGMYGAHVHKAVVEAKEIESGITIHYVTENYDEGAIIFQAKTKLDSEETADSLAAKIHKLEYEHFPRVIAELLEKQ